A region of Solanum dulcamara chromosome 7, daSolDulc1.2, whole genome shotgun sequence DNA encodes the following proteins:
- the LOC129896048 gene encoding uncharacterized protein LOC129896048, with translation MKVPENDPINSNSLLLQSLIDSIPHTQSFKGKWSSIRTKLSTLHSHLSDLSTASINNPLYNDLLLALSITLSDALSLSSICHSANPPDGKLKTQNDIDSVAAKIDNHVRDLEVLVKNGVLQENGAVSTNITSKRETIRAESRNLITRLQIGTTESKNSVLDSLLGLLQEDDKNVLIAVAQGIVPVLVRLLDSSSSPEIKEKTVTAIAKISTVDSSKHVLIAEGLCILNNLLRVLESGSVLGKENSCIALQALGHTKENARAIGSRGGISSLLEICQTGTPNSQAMAAAVLKNLAVFPEIKENFLEENAIMILLRLSNSGTALAQENAISCLCNLISRDNNMKLLVAREGGIESIKNFWDSAPSVQSLEAPVLMLRTLAACPSVAEVIVEDEFLPRIVGVLNCGVLGVRIAAAKAIYDLGYNTRTRKELGEIGCIPPLVRLTEGKAVEEKEAAARALSNLMIYPGNRKIFRKEERGIVNAVQLLDPVIQNLDKRHPVSLLASLVYSKNCRKQMVASGACVHLQKLAAMEIEGAKKLLDCLGRGKLWGVFTRH, from the coding sequence ATGAAAGTACCTGAAAACGATCCCATTAACTCCAATTCCCTACTTCTTCAATCTCTTATTGATTCCATTCCCCACACCCAAAGCTTCAAAGGAAAATGGTCTTCAATCAGAACCAAACTATCTACTCTCCACTCTCACCTTTCTGACCTCTCCACTGCCTCCATTAATAACCCCCTTTACAATGACCTCCTTCTTGCGCTTTCTATCACTCTATCGGAtgctctttctctctcttccaTTTGCCACAGTGCGAACCCGCCTGACGGAAAGCTCAAGACCCAGAATGATATAGACTCGGTTGCTGCCAAAATTGATAACCATGTGAGGGATTTGGAGGTTCTTGTTAAGAATGGGGTTCTTCAAGAAAACGGTGCTGTTTCGACCAACATTACTTCGAAGAGGGAGACTATACGGGCTGAATCGAGGAATCTGATAACTCGGCTTCAGATCGGGACTACTGAGTCGAAGAACTCGGTGCTGGACTCGTTGCTTGGGTTGTTACAGGAAGACGACAAGAATGTATTGATTGCAGTAGCTCAAGGAATCGTTCCGGTTCTTGTGCGCTTACTCGATTCCAGCTCTTCGCCGGAGATCAAGGAGAAAACAGTCACCGCCATTGCTAAAATCTCTACTGTTGATTCAAGCAAGCATGTTTTGATCGCTGAAGGTTTGTGTATTCTCAATAATCTTCTAAGGGTTCTTGAATCTGGGAGTGTTTTGGGGAAGGAAAATTCATGCATAGCTTTGCAAGCATTGGGTCACACGAAGGAGAATGCAAGAGCAATAGGGTCAAGAGGAGGAATTTCATCTTTGTTAGAAATTTGCCAAACGGGAACACCCAATTCTCAAGCTATGGCAGCTGCAGTGCTAAAAAATTTAGCTGTTTTCCCAGAAATTAAAGAGAATTTCCTTGAAGAAAACGCAATTATGATCCTTTTAAGGCTATCCAATTCGGGGACAGCATTAGCCCAAGAAAATGCAATTTCGTGCTTGTGTAATTTGATTTCTAGAGATAACAATATGAAACTCTTGGTAGCCAGGGAAGGTGGAATTGAAAGCATCAAGAATTTCTGGGATTCTGCTCCTTCAGTCCAGAGTCTAGAAGCCCCTGTTCTTATGCTAAGAACGTTAGCTGCCTGTCCATCAGTAGCTGAGGTAATTGTTGAAGATGAGTTTTTACCTCGAATTGTCGGTGTTCTGAATTGTGGGGTTTTAGGAGTTAGGATTGCTGCAGCAAAAGCAATTTATGATTTGGGATACAACACCAGAACCCGAAAAGAACTAGGGGAAATCGGGTGTATTCCGCCATTGGTGAGACTAACAGAAGGTAAAGCCGTGGAAGAGAAAGAAGCAGCTGCAAGAGCATTGTCAAATTTGATGATTTACCCCGGAAATCGAAAGATTTTCAGGAAGgaagaaaggggtattgtgAATGCAGTTCAACTTTTAGATCCTGTGATACAAAATTTAGATAAAAGGCACCCTGTTTCTTTATTGGCTTCGCTTGTTTACTCCAAGAATTGCCGGAAACAAATGGTGGCTTCAGGGGCTTGTGTACATTTACAGAAACTAGCTGCGATGGAGATTGAAGGAGCCAAAAAGCTCTTGGATTGTCTTGGTAGAGGCAAACTATGGGGAGTTTTCACCAGACACTGA
- the LOC129895832 gene encoding CASP-like protein 1F1 produces MERFEAKINHEPSLKTQKVMLILQIILRILGFAFCLGSFWRIMTSKQVLFLGFDARYTYSPSMKFFAYANIIGCASSLVSLFLVLICCYKKYLDSNKYFFYFFLHDLSVLGLLVAGSAAATSIGYVGKYGQKNSGWNQICTFVTKFCHRVSISLTLSYIAITFYLCLTIISANQSRQIIK; encoded by the exons ATGGAGAGATTTGAAGCCAAGATTAATCATGAACCTtctctcaaaactcaaaaagttatgttaattcttcaaattattttgagaattttgggATTTGCTTTCTGTTTAGGTTCATTTTGGAGAATTATGACTAGCAAACAGGTTCTCTTTCTTGGCTTTGATGCACGTTACACCTATTCTCCTTCAATGAA ATTTTTTGCATATGCAAATATCATTGGATGCGCCTCATCTCTTGTTTCTCTATTTCTTGTTCTGATTTGTTGTTATAAAAAATATCTCGACTCCAACAAGtactttttttactttttcctCCATGATTTG TCTGTGTTGGGATTACTGGTGGCTGGAAGTGCAGCAGCAACATCAATAGGATATGTGGGAAAATATGGGCAGAAAAATTCTGGCTGGAATCAAATCTGTACTTTTGTTACTAAATTCTGTCACAGAGTTTCAATCAGTCTCACTTTATCTTACATTGCCATTACTTTCTACCTTTGCCTCACTATCATCTCAGCTAACCAATCAAGACAGATTATTAAGTGA
- the LOC129895831 gene encoding CASP-like protein 1F1 — MNHLGAKSTEFPTSLFKSEKRSIFAQILLRIFAIGFTLTAACIIHNSKQTLIIFTVETDARYTYSPALKFFAYANMIGCAFSILSLFLVSIFGRKSLHPHKYFYLFFHDMIMMALLISGFSAATTIGYLGKYGEIHSGWMPICDSFAKFCHKIIASLIFSAFGVIFYLFLAILSANQSRKIQV; from the exons ATGAATCATCTTGGAGCCAAATCAACAGAATTCCCAACCTCACTATTCAAATCTGAAAAACGCTCCATTTTTGCCCAAATTTTATTGAGGATTTTTGCTATTGGATTCACTTTGACGGCCGCTTGCATAATTCACAATAGCAAACAGACGCTCATTATTTTCACTGTCGAGACGGATGCTCGATATACCTATTCTCCCGCTCTCAA GTTCTTTGcctatgcaaatatgattggaTGTGCCTTCTCTATTTTGTCTCTGTTTCTTGTTTCCATCTTTGGCCGTAAGAGTCTTCACCCACACAAGTATTTTTACCTCTTCTTCCATGATATG ATTatgatggcactattgatatCTGGATTttcagcagcaacaacaattgGATATCTAGGAAAATATGGAGAGATTCATTCAGGGTGGATGCCAATTTGTGATTCTTTTGCAAAATTCTGTCATAAAATTATAGCCAGTCTTATATTCTCCGCTTTTGGGGTTATTTTCTATCTATTCCTTGCTATCCTATCCGCaaatcaatctagaaaaatccaagtTTGA